The genomic region aaggtgagtaattaatgacagaaatttcatttttgggtgaactaaccctttaaaaatgggTGTAATATTCAGAGGtctaaagagtacctgaaaaccatacttgagtaaatacaaacaccTTACAGcgaaaatgactccattacaagttacaaTTCACCAATTCTAAtatgacttgagtaaaagtcttagagtatctgattttaataGAACTTAAGTATTTAACTCATGCTGAACgtaggctcagagatgcactagttCAACACCTaagagacatgccagtgaaaataggaaacaattgatttgtaagataagaaatcatgtttattttctgaaatcaaaataaaactgaacacctcaatattgcaataaatcaaggttgatacaacagcctcttaaatgtctacaaactctcaaatgtcagttaagctcaagtgcATAAAAAGGCCAgaagtaaaccaatatcctttaaaaaggtcttgtcaatatagtggataaaaaaaaaagttaagtaaaataaaatagtcaacgtCTACTTGCACTGGatgtgctggtttgagcctcatcaccatctgcagtcatttcctcatctaataaatgAAACACCTGCGATTCAGCAACTCGCTGCTAATGCACTCATATTCACGTAAAGTAACCTTGTTGACAAGgttgggtgagtaaaggcaaaacgcacaagatatagtaTCTTCAATGCCCTTAGATGCCGATATCacttctttatatcagaaacaaacttctgcagaaaaagttaggtgtcatgcaaaatgtaatgtgtaattgaattactcatcacaaatgtattggaataaaaaatacatttacttgttcaaaaatgtagtcaagtagagagtaaaagttgctaatatctttgataatcagtacaactacaaagtagccaaaaagatacttaagtacagcaACTAATTACATGTACTCAAATAATTTACAACTCTGGAATTTTGCACTTTTGATCTCTGTGGTTTACTTTAATCACTCCAAGactaaaaaaaatgtcatgtctTACAATGTTGGCATGATGTTTTCTTAtttgaaaagagagagaaaaaacaaacaaacatatgatGCTACATGACATGCAACCACTTCTAAAGTGCTTTGCACCAAGCAATAGCTCATTTTTGGGGGTGTTATTTAGAGAAGGCTGTCACCCTAATTTGCATGAAACaaaagttgtgatagtctttcTTTATTGTGATGTATTTCCAAGTTAAACGGCTtatcgaacaagaaaaaaatgtgggACTTGATTTCATCCACTGGGAATTTGGATCCAATtggatcattgtggtttgctattgttCTGATCTCATGATGCAGTAAACGTGTAGGggaattttacagttaaagaccCAAAAGACCAGATACGGTGAATGAAGACCTGGAgtcagagtttaaaaaaaataataaattgaataaaattttactgaagaatagtTCGCCGTTTCACACAGCATTCTAGGCCGCTCTgtgtacattcacatttccacaacaattatactctaacagagtcaactaactacgtcattacttcaggttgaatgattctgtTTGGcaaagaaaaatagacaaatttggtaatcttccacacatggacagatagtcagaagcaTATCTCCATTCATCATGATGCTGACTCTGGATTtatgtccttttggggtcatgacatggcgTCTGCTGGTCTTCAGCAGAGTGCCAGTTGTCCACCAGTACAAAGGACCTGCACAGAACACTTAGCGCACATGCACAGATACACgtgattcacagcttcttcaaggctgaagttgatctgagctctgctaTAAGCAGGAACttccccaaaacatactgataacatgttcttttctctcaatgagaggtacagacaatattcaaacatattttctagtgtttgaaaatgaaaagaaatgctttaacatatgttgaagaagtcattcaaataatttaacagaaagataaatgttgattaataacttaaaagatatatattgaagcagcagtggattccagaatccacccccCTTCACATGTCATCAAAGAAGAgataatgatgtgcacggataaatcatttaggCTATAATAAATATACCCCAATATTCATTAAGTGTGTTTAAGTGTGTCAGTTtcatataaacacatttttgccAAACATTACgttgcacacaaaaataaagtcaacAATTTACAATAACAACATCCCATAATAGTGTTAATGGAGATAATTGCCCTAGCATTCAAACTTTGTGAGGAAAGTTTAaaataacagaaacagaaatatttagttacattataaatgtccttactgtcacttttgatcaatttaataaattcttgctgaaaaaaatattacctcaaaaaataaaatatataaataaataaaaaatactgaccccaaacttttgaatggtaatgtaatgtttttttttgttttttgttttttttaaacagtctaTGTGTTTAACAGATAATTTTGTAGGTAACAttcaaatatcttaatttatattcattttcatatacaattgaatgtaCATATTTATTTGATAGGCCTATATGATTTGCTATTGATTTGTTAATTAAACATATAAATTGTTTGCAAAAACAGTGCAGGGTGAGGATGTGTTTTGCATGTATCACGTGGGAGTGAAACAGATGTATCCACGATATCATGTGACAGCAGCACACCATATGGGACTGATACTAGATCTGAAAGCTTTCTGGATCTGTCAAGAGCCCTGCTTTTCCATGCGTAATATCTCCACTCCACCTGATTCAACAAAGAGGACAAACGCAGTGTTCTAGTGCAGCGTTTGAGTTTTCCAGGCTCTCATTGTGTTTGCCAGTGTTTGTACTGGAGCTCAGCGTACTGTttaggggagagagagagagagggagagagaaagagagagagagaggggtgtGAAAGTGAAGCTCTATCAGTCTTTGCGGACTGGAGGTTCAAAAACAGcggaagagagaaagagaaagagtgagagagGGGAATCAATCAGCCATGGCAAATATCGCTGTGCAGAGGATCAAGCGAGAGTTTAAGGAAGTGCTGAAAAGCGAAGAGGTTTGCAAAACGTTACTTTACTCTATTTTCTTGCCCGTTGAGAACAAACACAAGGACTTTTGGGGATAATCATCCAGAAGCCAATGAGCTAGCTTAGCCTGCTAAGCTAATGttagcatgagctgttaaatgGCCTTTAGATACGGAACTCATACATGTAAAATTGGGCTTTCTTTGATGTTTTAAGACGGAAGCCTAGTTCGAAATGCGAAAATCATTTATAGACTCATCAAAGTACGGCTAGATTTGTGGTGGCACACGCCGAGCTTTAGCTATGGAGCTAACATGCTATTTGACATAGTTAGCCTTTTAGCTTCACTAACACTACTTTAGTGGGCTGTGGTAATATTAGCTTGTGTTTATCGCCCATTAAcgtgtgttttcttttttaaatactttttttactcTTTTCCTGGTCGTGTCCTGACATGTTCTGTTAGTGTCAGTTAGCAGGACTGCTAGGCTGTTTGAGTAGTTTTCAGTAGTGCAGGACCATGGCTGTTTCAAAACCTTttgagctgcctacctagacagcatttttggGAATCATAAGCACCTATCATGCTGTCTACCTAGGCAGTTCATTATGTTTTAAGACAGCCCCACTATTATATACTGGTCACTTCTTTGTTCTGGGCAAAGGAATTAAAGAAAACTTCCTTGTCTTGCTAGCTGAATGTTTGATTCTGACTCCCCCCCTCTTGTTCACAGTTATAAGTGCAAAATAGTTAACTTTTTTCATTGGTTtccatttttgttttgctttataaCAGACAagtaaaaatcaaataaaagtaGATCTGGTGGATGAAAACTTCACAGAGTTAAAGGGTGAAATAGCAGGACCACCAGACACACCATATGAAGGTAAAGATACTATTTTCGTCAGTTTTCTCTATTGCTGCAATGATGTTTGCAAATGCATTACTGTTGTAGATAAGATTGTAACTTACAAGCTATTTCCCCCCCACAGGAGGCAGATATCAGCTAGAAATCAAGATTCCTGAGACATATCCTTTTAATCCACCCAaggtaatcttttttttttaatagctttTGTTTTTATGATTATTAGTTATTGTGGTTAATATTTAAGGTAAAAACAATCTAGATTAATTCTATGTGAAACAGGATTTTCAATAGAAAAGCATATTGGGTGGGACTTTACCTGTCAGGAATTTATTGGATAGTTAATACTGGGTCTTGCATACCATAATGGAGGCAGGTGTTTAAAGACAAATAACCATGTTcacttaatattaaatattaaaaacttacTTATACTTGCTAATTTGTTAGCACTTTCTTTTGCTCCAGTTGAAAGTTTCAGAGTGAGGAGTATTATTAAATCAACTAAAACTTCAATTTTATCCCAGTGGATATATGAACAGGAGCAGGATCTCATTTGGTTCCAGTTAAGTCCAGATAATTTTACTGACCTGAttaaaggctggaatacacaaCATGGCTTTTGCCCTGatttaaggcctgttcacacaaaCAACGATAAATATATTAGagtaactataaagataactatattagaGTCCTCAACAGAGGACAATATTGCTGTGTTTATTATAAGAGTGCTGCAGTTTGCAAGCTCTTAAAGCAGGATAGATTCTTAtgggctgtcaatgtttttattgttcatcagctggaaaaaatagttctgaaagtgattagaatgatattgtttctctgtgtgCACTTGCCATTATAGTTATGGTATGGACTCtgctgcatttttatatttagaatgattttttaccaactatatctttatcattatagtaATCGTCCTTTGTGTGAACGAGTCAACACTAGTTGCAAAAATTCAGAGCCTGTCTGCAGATTTAATCGGTCTTCCAGCCTTAAATTGACTAACACTTGCCTTGATTAACAAAGCAGTGAAGAACTCAGTATTTTCTGTGGCAGCTAATTCTGTTCATGTAATAACTACTACTGTtaacattatataaaaataccTAAATCTTCTAAATGGGACTGTAAACACAGAGATGACAACAGAAAATTGTAATCATAAATTATTAAACAGTtatatcagggcaataatttaattttttcttttttttttgttccataCAAGAGtttaatttgtcttttttatttttaatctgcACACATGTACAATAAGAAAGAATTGATCCATTATGATCAAAGAACtttgaagttaaaaaaataagttttgtcaTCTTTTTCAGGTGCGGTTTATTACTAAGATCTGGCATCCCAATATAAGTTCAGTTACCGGGGCAATATGTTTGGACATTTTAAAAGACCAATGGTGAGTGCTTACTAATTAATGAGTATGACACGTCTAGTTTATTATTGTCGCGCATATCCTACATTATCGAATGCTTTTGACACTGCTCTCTAAACTATTGCACAGTCTCTTTcctgttccttttttaaacGATTCTGTACTCTTCAACTCCTACTTATTCTGTCTTCACTTCCTGTGTACAGGGCTGCAGCTATGACTCTGCGAACAGTCCTGCTCTCACTACAGGCTCTGTTAGCTGCTGCAGAGCCAGATGATCCTCAAGACGCTGTAGTAGCAAATCAGGtacatgtgtgtgaaatatgcAGCTGTCAGTGTGTCTGTCTGACTGAGAATGTGCAATAACAAAGCATAGCAAACCTTTCAAGTACATCACTCTTGTGGTTTTTTGCAGTATAAGCAGAATCCAGAAATGTTCAAACAAACTGCCCGTCTCTGGTCTCACGTTTACGCTGGTGCTCCCGTGTCCAGTCCTGAGTACACACGCAAAATAGACAAACTTTGTGCAATGGGCTTTGACAAAGTAAGTACTGAACCTGGACAGCTGCTAGTGTGGTTAAAAATTCAGATATGCACAGACTACAGCAGGGATGGCAACCTTAGAGACACATGGCACTATTGGCACGTGTTGCCCTTAGCTTTCAGCACATTACTTGACTGTCACTGAGTTTTTAAGCTTGTCATATTACTGTccttaaaagggttagttcaccccaaaatgaaaattctgtctttatttctcaccctcatattATTCCAAACTCGACTTgtttgtcttcggaacacaaatgaaggtcTTTTCGAATAAATCTGAGAGATGTATGTTCCTCCgttgactgcctttgcaactgaaactttgacgcttccggaagaggtttgttcttgtgcattATTCatgtttggttgagcttctgcctctgttcgctgatcaatgaaCTTTTTGACTGCGGTGCAAAAGCAGTCAATAGGGGGATagacatctctcagatttcatcaaaaagatcttcatttgtgttctgaagataaacaaaagtcTTAAGGATTagaatttcattttggggtgaactaaccctttaacattttatACAATGATGGTGGCTTTTGAATAGCAAATTTTAGCCtatttttaattcaaatgtCTTTAAGAGTCTGCTCAATAACTGTAATATTGTTTTCATGTCTAAGTCCTCTTAAAAAACAACTCATAAACAAGAAATTCATAACTTTTGaagtgatttattaaaaaaaatcacaacctTCAAGAAGCAGGTGAAGACATACCTCTTCCACAAGCACTTAACCACCCCACACCCTTAAACCAGTGCacttgcaaaaaacaaacaaaaacaattctCTGTATTTCTCCTCTTATCTAGCGTGCATCGTAATGTAGTTGTCAAATAAACCTGTTATTGTATATTACAAATATTGTTGTCTCCCTGACAAATTGCTTTGTTCCTCTATTTTAAGTCGCTTTTGTATAGTGTCTGCTaagtgcataaatgtaaatgcaaaaaaaaagtaggaCAGGGACTTTGTTCTATCCATCGGTTGTTGATTGAATGGTGACAGATCTAAAAGCAAGGTTGCAGTCGATTGTAAGATAGACAGGGTTTAAGAGGACTAAATGTTAGGAGAAGTTCTGCATgcatcaccagagagaagtctcGAGATCAAgttatgacatttaaaaaatattaaaaaatgattgtcaaaattaattaaaaataaaggaaaGCATGGATGAATCATTCAGAATAAGATAACACAGAAGtagggtgaattttcattttgataaaGTATTAGTCCATTTTCCATTTACACTGTTTACTGCAGGGTGAGACTGCTAAAACACGTTTGTTTGTAATCCAGAGTTAAATAATTAGGCATCTTTTTGTTTAGAGaccaacagtttttttttatccaagGATAATCTGAGATGCCTTACAGGTCGCCCACTACAGTGGCTGGCAGACAAGGCAAAATTACGTTTGTTAATTTTTCACCCTGGTAAAGATGCATTCTTGGGTTATCACCACATGACTCAACATCAAAGTAGTAAACTACTAAACCTATTAtagattataaaataaaattaaataaagacaaAAGTTGGCAACACCCTATACTACTGTGTTTGTAAATACATATTAGTCGTGTATTACACAATGAAAATGAATCCTTATATTTAGGTTAATGTTTTTACATATGTtgacatacactaccattaaaaagtttgggattggtaagatttctattacaatttaaaaataatgttttacagtacctgtcaaaagtttggaaacagtacagtttttaaatgtttttgaaagaagtctcttaagctcacagaggctgcatttatttaatcaaaatatagtaaaaacagtaatatttcaaaatattattacaaattaaaagaactgttttctatttgaatatgttttaatatgtaatttattcctatgattcaaagctgaattttcagcatcattagtccagtcttcagtgtcacatgatccttaaagggatagttcacctaaaaatgaaaattgtcatcatttactcaccctcaagtagttccaaacctgtataaatttctttgttctgctggacacaaaggaagatatttgtaAGAATGTCAGTAACTGAACCAATGTCACCCCCCAttaactaccatagtatttatttttcctctaaaatgagacacagcttgtgtgtgtgtgtgtgtgtgtgt from Megalobrama amblycephala isolate DHTTF-2021 linkage group LG7, ASM1881202v1, whole genome shotgun sequence harbors:
- the ube2kb gene encoding ubiquitin-conjugating enzyme E2Kb (UBC1 homolog, yeast) isoform X2 → MANIAVQRIKREFKEVLKSEETSKNQIKVDLVDENFTELKGEIAGPPDTPYEGGRYQLEIKIPETYPFNPPKVRFITKIWHPNISSVTGAICLDILKDQWAAAMTLRTVLLSLQALLAAAEPDDPQDAVVANQNAVIVALSSKSWDVETATELLLSN
- the ube2kb gene encoding ubiquitin-conjugating enzyme E2Kb (UBC1 homolog, yeast) isoform X1, which encodes MANIAVQRIKREFKEVLKSEETSKNQIKVDLVDENFTELKGEIAGPPDTPYEGGRYQLEIKIPETYPFNPPKVRFITKIWHPNISSVTGAICLDILKDQWAAAMTLRTVLLSLQALLAAAEPDDPQDAVVANQYKQNPEMFKQTARLWSHVYAGAPVSSPEYTRKIDKLCAMGFDKNAVIVALSSKSWDVETATELLLSN